In Treponema denticola, one genomic interval encodes:
- a CDS encoding flagellar FlbD family protein, whose translation MIQVTRLNGTKYWINPHQIETIECNPDVTLQMLSGKYYVIKERPEEILESIVAYRRKIGVFKNEL comes from the coding sequence ATGATACAGGTAACGCGGCTAAACGGAACAAAGTATTGGATTAATCCTCATCAAATTGAAACGATAGAGTGTAATCCGGATGTTACTTTGCAGATGCTTTCAGGAAAATATTATGTAATTAAGGAAAGGCCTGAAGAAATTTTGGAGTCCATAGTCGCTTACCGCCGTAAAATCGGCGTATTTAAAAATGAGTTGTAG